A DNA window from Paenibacillus andongensis contains the following coding sequences:
- a CDS encoding YiaA/YiaB family inner membrane protein: protein MAWSSFALALLGMFIGIINLEQLLSVKGYYAVTALFLTMSSFVLQKTVRDNNDDELLHPVENKLENKFEEL from the coding sequence TTGGCATGGAGCTCGTTCGCTCTAGCGCTTCTGGGTATGTTTATCGGGATTATTAACCTGGAGCAGCTGCTTTCTGTCAAAGGTTATTACGCGGTTACGGCCTTATTCCTGACGATGTCTTCCTTTGTTCTCCAGAAAACAGTACGTGACAACAACGATGATGAGCTCCTGCATCCAGTTGAAAATAAATTAGAAAATAAATTTGAAGAGCTGTAG
- the iolC gene encoding 5-dehydro-2-deoxygluconokinase: MTYVSFPQSKPLDFVAIGRLCIDLNANEINRPMEETMTFTKYVGGSPANITIGMARLGMKTAFIGKIANDQMGRFITDYLERNNIETTNVVTDHTGAVTGLAFTEIKSPTECSILMYRDNVADLLLTPAEVQESLIAEAKVLLISGTALAQSPSREAVFQALEYAKKHGAVIIFDLDYRPYTWTTPEETAVYYNLAAEKCDIILGTREEFDMMERFENNPEKNDRITAAKWFDYSAKIVIIKHGKEGSIAYTPDGVGHRAKSFPAKVIKTFGAGDSYAAGFIYGIMQGWTIEKSMEYGSAAACIVISSHSCSDAMPTTDQVNDYIERCNRGEITAS, translated from the coding sequence ATGACCTATGTTTCCTTTCCGCAGTCGAAGCCGCTGGATTTTGTAGCCATTGGCAGACTATGCATAGATTTGAATGCGAATGAAATTAATCGTCCCATGGAAGAGACCATGACTTTTACCAAATATGTCGGGGGTTCACCCGCTAACATTACGATTGGCATGGCCAGATTGGGCATGAAAACGGCCTTTATTGGCAAAATCGCCAACGATCAAATGGGACGTTTCATCACTGATTATTTAGAGCGGAACAACATCGAAACCACGAATGTCGTGACAGATCATACCGGCGCGGTTACTGGACTAGCTTTTACAGAAATCAAAAGCCCAACAGAATGCAGCATCCTTATGTATCGTGACAATGTGGCTGACCTGCTGCTAACACCGGCCGAAGTGCAAGAATCACTGATTGCTGAAGCGAAGGTATTGCTGATCTCTGGTACAGCCCTTGCGCAAAGCCCGTCCCGCGAAGCTGTCTTTCAGGCGCTGGAATACGCGAAGAAGCATGGGGCTGTCATCATTTTTGATCTGGATTACCGCCCATACACATGGACGACTCCGGAAGAAACGGCTGTCTACTACAATCTGGCTGCCGAGAAATGTGACATCATTCTGGGTACCCGTGAAGAATTCGATATGATGGAACGTTTTGAGAACAACCCTGAGAAAAATGACCGTATCACGGCTGCGAAATGGTTCGATTACTCGGCCAAGATTGTCATTATCAAACATGGCAAAGAAGGTTCAATCGCTTATACGCCTGATGGTGTTGGTCATCGTGCCAAGAGCTTCCCGGCTAAGGTGATCAAAACTTTTGGTGCCGGCGATTCTTATGCGGCTGGCTTTATTTATGGCATCATGCAAGGTTGGACAATTGAGAAAAGTATGGAATACGGCAGTGCCGCAGCTTGTATCGTGATTTCGAGTCACAGCTGCTCGGATGCGATGCCGACGACGGATCAAGTAAATGACTATATCGAGCGCTGCAACCGCGGTGAAATTACAGCATCTTAA
- a CDS encoding sensor histidine kinase, translating to MRSWSRLILSINRSFRVKLILSLSVIILLTFGVTGYLTYRYNLSLFEEEISKQFSSTNEEALAKMDLKVQEVVRISQTVVFNPEIEKVITRINSSEDSDPFNLYYNKKQIEEQIFQIKSDAPYITGMYLYDLKGNPSYFSYTTSAINIPSESVFSTIRSKINDTYGDLVWINMPLSSSVEPSGFRNTIIVARWMKNSALNTYGVLVMAFDESFFSGSLKELTKNGEGEVYLFNKNNELLFSNSPKSSVDKQERLKNLNQTQVMDHHLFVQGQSKVTSFKLVSGTSLTAIQSKNRDLFQKIVYSGLISILLTSVLIVLSTGNLLRPLKDLLQGLRKVRSGDFDTRIEIRTKDELAYIGESFNAMAEQVGRLIKEVYLTQLSEKEAELKALQAQLNPHFLHNMFNEIYWKLYLQDEIETAALIAAISEMLKYSLMPVRTLTTVREEFQQIRNYLKVQKELFETDLETIIQADDDVLNGQVMRSLLQPLVENVFMHAFRNKVSHKVLLIKASSRDGFLEIEVTDNGCGMDEVAISQILGFDGSSLPQRSDGRESLGVRSVVRRIELVYGTPYRLEINSVIESGTTMRLVLPFVNHVETGGSVA from the coding sequence ATGAGATCATGGAGTCGACTTATACTAAGCATTAACCGCAGCTTCAGGGTAAAACTGATTCTCAGCCTATCCGTCATCATTTTGCTGACTTTCGGCGTAACGGGCTATTTAACGTATCGTTATAATTTGTCGCTGTTTGAGGAAGAAATCAGTAAGCAGTTTTCGAGTACGAATGAAGAGGCATTGGCGAAGATGGACCTGAAAGTACAGGAGGTTGTACGGATCTCGCAAACGGTTGTATTTAATCCTGAAATCGAAAAGGTCATCACACGGATCAATTCGAGCGAAGATTCCGATCCATTTAATCTGTATTACAATAAAAAACAAATCGAAGAACAGATTTTCCAGATCAAATCGGATGCGCCCTACATTACTGGCATGTACTTATATGATCTCAAAGGGAATCCTTCTTATTTCAGTTATACGACCTCGGCCATTAATATCCCGAGCGAGAGCGTATTCAGCACAATCCGATCCAAAATCAACGACACTTACGGGGACCTCGTATGGATTAATATGCCATTGTCATCCTCCGTTGAACCAAGCGGGTTCAGAAACACAATCATTGTGGCCCGATGGATGAAAAATAGTGCTTTGAATACGTATGGTGTGCTCGTGATGGCTTTTGACGAGTCGTTCTTCTCAGGTTCTCTCAAAGAACTGACGAAGAATGGAGAGGGCGAAGTTTATTTGTTCAACAAAAATAATGAGCTGTTATTTAGCAATTCGCCGAAGAGCTCGGTTGATAAACAGGAACGGCTGAAAAATTTGAATCAAACGCAGGTCATGGATCATCATCTGTTCGTTCAAGGACAGTCGAAAGTGACTTCTTTCAAGCTGGTCAGCGGAACTTCGCTTACGGCTATCCAAAGCAAGAATCGAGATTTATTTCAGAAAATCGTCTACTCTGGCCTGATCAGCATCCTTCTCACCAGTGTGTTGATTGTACTCTCCACGGGCAATCTGCTGCGGCCGCTCAAGGATTTGCTGCAGGGTCTGCGCAAGGTAAGATCGGGCGATTTCGATACGCGCATCGAGATTCGAACCAAAGATGAGCTGGCTTATATCGGAGAGAGCTTCAACGCAATGGCCGAACAAGTCGGAAGGTTGATTAAGGAAGTGTATTTAACCCAGTTAAGTGAGAAGGAAGCGGAGCTTAAAGCGCTGCAGGCCCAACTGAATCCACATTTTCTGCATAATATGTTTAACGAAATTTATTGGAAGCTATATTTGCAAGACGAGATTGAAACGGCAGCTTTAATCGCGGCTATATCGGAGATGCTCAAGTATTCGTTGATGCCTGTGCGTACTCTAACCACTGTGCGGGAAGAATTTCAGCAGATCCGTAACTATTTAAAGGTACAGAAAGAACTGTTTGAAACGGACTTGGAGACGATCATTCAAGCGGATGATGACGTTCTGAATGGCCAAGTTATGAGGTCGCTGCTCCAGCCATTGGTAGAAAATGTGTTTATGCATGCCTTTCGCAACAAAGTGTCGCATAAGGTATTGTTAATTAAAGCAAGCAGTCGCGATGGCTTTCTGGAGATTGAAGTAACGGATAATGGTTGCGGTATGGACGAGGTGGCTATTTCGCAAATATTGGGCTTTGATGGATCATCTTTGCCGCAGCGTTCAGATGGGCGAGAAAGTCTCGGGGTTCGCAGTGTTGTAAGGAGGATCGAGCTGGTATATGGTACGCCTTATCGTTTGGAGATTAATAGCGTGATTGAAAGCGGTACCACTATGCGCCTTGTTTTGCCTTTTGTAAACCATGTTGAGACAGGAGGTTCAGTAGCATGA
- a CDS encoding TetR/AcrR family transcriptional regulator yields MKKQKKLTNRDLVIQVATDLFLTKGYLATSMDEIVTVSKVSKTNIYYYFKSKEDLLAAILEQLIHTYNDMIQKTVSRSELSVQERFSALLQVLTGLEWTSLGGCPFLTLYTQMPQDADALREKVSVFFRDQMHTVEALLVEGVHNKEFSSTLPTKATAQLIVSTIEGGLFLQHASQDPAMLNQTLSTLALLLK; encoded by the coding sequence ATGAAAAAGCAAAAGAAATTAACCAACCGTGATCTAGTGATTCAAGTGGCAACGGACTTGTTCTTGACAAAAGGCTACTTAGCAACCAGCATGGACGAAATCGTTACCGTGAGCAAAGTGTCCAAAACGAATATTTATTATTATTTCAAAAGTAAAGAAGACCTGTTGGCCGCAATTCTCGAACAACTTATACACACCTATAACGATATGATTCAGAAGACTGTTTCACGTTCGGAATTAAGTGTGCAGGAGCGTTTCTCTGCTCTCTTACAAGTGCTGACAGGACTAGAATGGACTTCCTTAGGCGGATGCCCGTTTCTCACCCTGTACACACAGATGCCGCAAGATGCAGACGCTCTTAGAGAGAAAGTGAGCGTTTTTTTCCGGGACCAAATGCATACGGTGGAAGCACTGCTCGTCGAGGGTGTTCATAACAAGGAGTTTTCATCCACCCTGCCGACAAAAGCCACGGCTCAATTGATCGTCTCAACGATTGAAGGCGGGTTGTTCCTGCAGCATGCTAGCCAAGATCCAGCCATGCTCAATCAAACTCTTTCTACTTTAGCCTTGTTGCTAAAGTAA
- the iolE gene encoding myo-inosose-2 dehydratase has product MKDLPFKLGIHPINWVGEDVKEHGADTTYEQILDDIQALGLKGTEMGRKYPTDIAVLKQELDKRGIGLVSQWKSVLFSDPAYRDEELKAYRKHAEFLKEMGSTVISTAEVGGSLHFDPRRSPNEKEVLRLDEAGWQSLAEGLNLAGAIAQEYGLKLTYHHHGGTVVESPEEIDKLMELTDPSLVHLLFDTGHAYYGGADPLTVLRKHEKRIAYIHLKDIRQAVLDEARAEQVDFVTCIRKGVFTVPGDGCIDFAPIFEELLTQGYAGWAMLEGEQDPAAHNPYEYAKQALHYIESLIPPERR; this is encoded by the coding sequence ATGAAAGACCTGCCATTTAAGCTAGGTATTCATCCCATTAATTGGGTGGGAGAAGACGTCAAAGAACATGGCGCGGATACCACATATGAACAAATTTTAGATGATATTCAAGCGTTGGGGCTGAAAGGTACCGAGATGGGCCGCAAATATCCGACCGATATTGCGGTGTTGAAGCAGGAACTGGATAAGCGGGGGATAGGCCTCGTGTCACAGTGGAAATCCGTGCTATTCTCTGATCCTGCTTACAGGGACGAGGAATTGAAAGCCTACAGGAAGCATGCCGAGTTTCTCAAAGAAATGGGCAGTACGGTCATCAGTACAGCGGAAGTTGGGGGCTCGCTCCACTTCGACCCGCGCCGCTCCCCGAACGAGAAGGAAGTTCTTCGTCTGGATGAAGCCGGCTGGCAAAGCTTAGCCGAAGGACTGAACCTTGCGGGAGCCATCGCGCAGGAGTACGGCCTGAAGCTGACGTATCACCACCATGGCGGAACGGTTGTTGAAAGTCCGGAGGAAATCGATAAGCTGATGGAACTCACGGATCCTTCTCTGGTGCACCTGCTTTTTGATACCGGTCATGCCTATTATGGCGGGGCGGACCCGCTCACTGTGCTGCGCAAGCATGAGAAGCGGATTGCTTATATTCACTTGAAGGATATCCGGCAAGCCGTGTTAGATGAAGCGCGCGCCGAACAGGTGGACTTCGTGACTTGTATCCGCAAAGGGGTGTTTACCGTTCCCGGTGATGGCTGTATCGACTTTGCGCCTATTTTTGAGGAGCTGCTGACACAAGGATATGCAGGGTGGGCGATGTTGGAGGGCGAGCAGGATCCGGCTGCACACAACCCTTATGAATACGCGAAGCAAGCACTCCACTATATAGAATCCCTTATTCCACCAGAAAGAAGGTAA
- the iolD gene encoding 3D-(3,5/4)-trihydroxycyclohexane-1,2-dione acylhydrolase (decyclizing): MSTIRLTMAQALLRFLDQQYVSVDGQETKFVRGVMGIFGHGNVTGLGEALERSAGDLTYIQGKNEQGMVHAAAAYAKQQNRRQIYACTTSIGPGALNMVTAAATATVNRIPVLLLPGDNFASRQPDPVLQQLEVVGDYTVSATDPFKSVSKYWDRIVRPEQLMSAAIQAMRVLTDPAETGAVTLALPQDVQAEAYDYPEAFFDKKVHYLDRRPPAREAVNRAVACMAGKQRPLIIAGGGVLYADATKELMAFAAAFGIPVAETQAGKSSLPWNHPLNVGAIGVTGALAANVLAKQADLIIGVGTRYSDFTTASKSAFANPKVQFININVSGFDSSKLSGIGITADAKEALSALKDALTAQRYVSGYENGYIGSLKAEWDGEVDRLYNAECEEGFAQTRALGVINQTIDPSAVIVCAAGSLPGDLHRLWRSSEPKTYHMEYGFSCMGYEVSGAFGAALAEPNREVYAVVGDGSYLMLHSEMVTSLQEGRKFTVLLFDNHGFQCIHNLQRGHGSDGFGNEFRYREAATGKLTGGYMPIDFAEHARSLGAKAYKANTPEELKEALLKAKEETVTTLIEIPVVPGTNTQGYESWWQVGVPEVSESEKVVAAHEEMKKNIQAARPI, translated from the coding sequence ATGAGTACGATTCGACTAACGATGGCACAAGCGCTGCTGCGTTTTCTGGACCAACAGTACGTGTCTGTGGATGGACAAGAGACCAAGTTTGTACGTGGTGTCATGGGGATTTTCGGTCATGGCAATGTGACAGGACTTGGAGAAGCCTTGGAACGGAGCGCAGGCGACCTTACTTATATACAAGGCAAGAATGAACAAGGGATGGTCCATGCCGCGGCGGCTTACGCCAAACAGCAAAACCGTCGGCAAATCTATGCCTGCACGACATCGATTGGACCCGGTGCTCTGAATATGGTGACCGCCGCGGCAACAGCGACAGTCAACCGGATTCCGGTGCTGCTGCTGCCAGGAGACAATTTTGCCTCAAGACAGCCGGATCCAGTGCTTCAACAACTTGAGGTAGTGGGTGATTATACCGTGTCGGCTACCGATCCTTTCAAATCAGTCAGTAAATATTGGGACCGGATTGTTCGCCCAGAGCAGTTGATGAGCGCGGCTATTCAGGCGATGCGAGTCTTGACTGACCCTGCAGAAACAGGAGCAGTTACCTTAGCGTTACCCCAAGATGTTCAGGCAGAGGCGTACGATTATCCGGAAGCCTTTTTCGATAAGAAAGTCCACTATCTAGATAGACGTCCACCAGCAAGAGAAGCAGTGAATCGCGCTGTGGCCTGCATGGCAGGCAAACAGCGTCCGTTGATTATTGCAGGTGGCGGAGTCCTTTATGCCGATGCGACGAAAGAGTTAATGGCATTTGCAGCTGCTTTTGGGATTCCTGTAGCAGAAACGCAAGCAGGTAAAAGCTCGTTGCCTTGGAACCACCCGCTGAATGTTGGCGCTATCGGTGTTACGGGCGCGCTCGCAGCGAATGTGCTGGCGAAGCAAGCAGACCTGATTATCGGCGTAGGGACGCGGTATTCTGATTTTACAACAGCATCTAAATCGGCTTTTGCAAATCCGAAGGTGCAGTTTATTAATATAAATGTCAGTGGGTTTGATTCCTCGAAATTGAGCGGGATCGGCATTACGGCTGATGCGAAGGAAGCGTTAAGTGCACTGAAAGATGCTTTGACGGCGCAGCGTTATGTTAGCGGTTACGAGAACGGTTACATAGGTTCTTTGAAGGCGGAGTGGGATGGCGAGGTTGACCGTTTGTACAATGCGGAATGCGAAGAAGGCTTTGCCCAAACTCGTGCGCTTGGGGTCATTAATCAAACGATTGATCCTTCAGCTGTTATTGTTTGCGCAGCGGGGAGCTTGCCGGGGGATTTACACCGCTTATGGCGTTCATCGGAGCCTAAAACCTATCATATGGAGTATGGTTTCTCTTGCATGGGTTATGAAGTTAGCGGTGCTTTCGGGGCAGCGTTGGCTGAGCCGAATCGCGAGGTCTATGCCGTGGTTGGTGATGGAAGTTATTTGATGCTTCACTCTGAGATGGTTACAAGCCTTCAAGAGGGCCGGAAATTCACTGTACTGCTGTTCGATAATCATGGCTTCCAATGCATCCATAATCTGCAAAGGGGTCACGGCAGCGACGGTTTCGGGAATGAGTTTCGATATCGTGAAGCCGCTACGGGCAAGTTGACAGGCGGATATATGCCGATCGATTTCGCAGAGCATGCTCGCAGTTTAGGCGCGAAGGCGTACAAAGCAAATACACCTGAAGAACTAAAGGAAGCGCTGCTTAAAGCGAAGGAAGAAACCGTCACAACGCTGATCGAAATTCCTGTTGTTCCGGGAACCAACACACAGGGTTATGAATCCTGGTGGCAAGTAGGTGTACCAGAGGTTTCCGAGAGCGAGAAAGTGGTTGCAGCGCACGAAGAGATGAAGAAAAACATCCAAGCGGCGAGACCCATTTAA
- a CDS encoding alpha/beta fold hydrolase produces MTHIFITGGTGFIGTQTLEQLSREDYTVSVLVRSKARWEQIRKQLDRFIGNGQRETSAGNERIFPVIGDLSLPGLGLSASDMASVLTADVIIHAGGPMDIRIGESEARAVFLQAAEEMLNLASQIQMSKGLQHFIHIVGFKSPFTDDNFHNPAPIIASLEQESPYEAMKFLADLRIRQGAKQLSIPLSVVHPSVLIGSSEHGDTPQTGGLGILVRATARKLMSITPGGNSHWLPFFHVNHAAEFISALAKESNPVSQTYYLLDEKKQSPSITELVSGITKELRVSKPWGAISPKLLSKVLGSPLGRKIGIPKESLDFIVDVNQAYPLTAAQDMQQKYGLDHAVNASIMPHIISDLDFRLVHSNPQAEGYMRGKRGPLATLERAGSDKGKAPILFVHGTLSGADCLLPLAEQFPEHAVCLVDLPGFGRSPYHHGADVIEGHIESLVQAIRSFKAPVTLVGHSLGGLLAAHAYARVPEQIHRLHLLQPALHSAARRYRSARINEAALRMLRAASLRKQLLAQSCFTDISDIPPAYVTYVLAELQSPRVRKTTAETLSALTRAESFTLQPNARLLHQTSILWGTQDRLYQLPERFRSERMVEIEAAHHFPISHPALTAQLLRQQGL; encoded by the coding sequence ATGACACATATTTTCATCACAGGCGGTACAGGGTTCATAGGAACACAAACTTTAGAGCAGCTATCCCGTGAGGATTATACCGTTTCGGTGCTCGTTCGTTCCAAAGCTCGATGGGAGCAAATCCGCAAACAGCTGGACAGGTTCATTGGTAATGGTCAGAGGGAAACTAGCGCGGGAAATGAGCGAATATTCCCGGTGATAGGAGATTTAAGCTTGCCCGGCCTTGGATTAAGCGCTTCTGACATGGCGTCAGTGCTGACGGCAGATGTGATCATTCACGCGGGTGGACCGATGGATATTCGGATCGGGGAGTCCGAGGCCCGTGCGGTTTTCCTGCAAGCCGCTGAGGAAATGCTAAACTTGGCTTCGCAAATTCAAATGAGCAAAGGCTTGCAGCACTTCATCCATATTGTCGGCTTCAAAAGTCCTTTTACCGATGATAATTTCCACAATCCAGCACCTATCATCGCTAGTTTAGAACAGGAATCTCCTTACGAGGCCATGAAATTTCTAGCTGATTTGCGCATTCGCCAAGGAGCGAAACAGCTAAGTATTCCTCTGTCTGTCGTCCATCCAAGCGTTCTGATTGGCAGCTCAGAGCACGGGGATACCCCCCAAACCGGCGGGCTCGGTATTCTCGTACGTGCCACAGCGCGAAAGTTGATGAGTATCACACCCGGTGGTAACTCCCATTGGTTGCCCTTCTTTCATGTCAATCACGCCGCTGAATTCATTAGCGCTCTGGCGAAGGAATCAAATCCTGTTAGTCAAACCTACTACTTGTTGGATGAAAAGAAGCAAAGTCCCTCGATAACGGAGCTCGTGTCGGGCATAACCAAGGAACTTCGTGTCAGTAAACCATGGGGAGCCATCTCACCTAAATTGTTGTCGAAGGTTCTGGGGAGCCCGCTTGGACGGAAAATCGGAATTCCTAAGGAATCCCTCGATTTCATCGTGGATGTCAATCAGGCCTATCCCCTAACAGCCGCACAAGACATGCAGCAAAAGTACGGATTGGACCACGCGGTAAACGCCTCGATAATGCCGCACATCATCTCGGATCTCGACTTCCGTCTCGTTCATTCCAACCCTCAAGCAGAAGGATATATGCGGGGTAAAAGAGGGCCCTTAGCTACGCTGGAACGGGCGGGATCAGACAAAGGGAAGGCTCCGATCTTGTTCGTTCATGGCACTCTAAGCGGAGCTGACTGCTTGCTCCCGCTGGCTGAGCAATTCCCTGAGCATGCCGTCTGCCTGGTCGATCTCCCAGGCTTCGGCCGTTCGCCCTATCACCACGGTGCGGATGTGATAGAAGGGCATATCGAATCGCTTGTCCAGGCGATTCGGTCTTTCAAGGCCCCGGTTACGCTCGTGGGGCACTCGCTGGGCGGACTGCTCGCCGCCCACGCCTACGCTCGCGTACCGGAACAGATCCACAGGCTGCATCTGCTGCAGCCTGCTCTGCACAGCGCTGCGCGGAGATACCGCAGCGCGCGAATCAACGAAGCCGCGCTGCGCATGCTGCGCGCGGCCAGCTTGCGGAAGCAGCTGCTGGCGCAGAGCTGCTTCACGGACATAAGTGACATACCGCCCGCGTATGTCACTTATGTCCTGGCCGAGCTGCAGTCGCCGCGTGTGCGGAAGACGACTGCGGAGACCCTCTCTGCGCTGACGCGCGCAGAGAGCTTCACACTGCAGCCCAATGCGCGGCTGCTTCACCAAACATCGATCCTGTGGGGAACCCAGGATCGGCTGTACCAACTGCCGGAGCGCTTTCGCTCCGAGCGCATGGTGGAGATAGAGGCTGCGCACCACTTCCCTATCTCGCATCCTGCGCTGACCGCTCAGCTCCTTAGGCAGCAAGGTCTATAG
- a CDS encoding response regulator transcription factor, protein MRIGRVLIVEDQPNFRKGLMKMLESRELGWEVVGEASNGQDALVLLDELKPDLVLTDIRMPIMDGIEFVGHLRQSHPDMLVIILTGYKNFEYAQAAVRHGALDILIKPCTEQDVRQVMNKASERFYTKYAQQQKQQAQLRLQQDQELRAALLDLPYEKSVAARLTDGLAGKELWLLQMNSEDLANKAYGKSDTSLLQFAFSNIVLELLNGAGLEAQLLLVEHDSFVLVSAQHGFEESLQEAIQSASFEYLKFRLHIISMGIGPSANALADLYNLTKGIVYEPVNSLPESGSEAGSGITLSLNQARVREMEVQLMSAILVGQEDSLQVLLDRVLAELALSSPEEMRIGALSLSIALLGTIQKQFDPGDNHALARIPNEMPQTHWTSEEVLQWAAEQVKSFQQQFNNWQAARSDNLIERAVKYIEEHYNEECRLTDVASHIHLNPSYFSVVFKKATGESFTRFVTRFRMDKAALLLRNTDMKIFEIASAIGFDEPNYFTNVFKQQFQMSPKEYRNGKATL, encoded by the coding sequence ATGAGAATCGGGAGAGTATTGATTGTGGAAGATCAGCCGAATTTTCGAAAAGGGCTGATGAAGATGTTAGAGAGCAGAGAATTGGGTTGGGAAGTGGTTGGCGAAGCTAGCAACGGGCAGGATGCCTTAGTGCTGCTGGATGAGCTTAAACCTGATTTGGTGTTGACCGATATCCGAATGCCCATCATGGACGGGATCGAATTCGTAGGGCATTTGCGACAGAGCCATCCCGACATGCTTGTCATCATTTTGACGGGATACAAAAATTTCGAGTATGCACAAGCGGCTGTTCGACATGGTGCGCTGGATATTCTGATCAAACCATGCACGGAACAGGATGTACGTCAAGTGATGAATAAGGCATCCGAGCGATTCTATACGAAATATGCGCAACAGCAAAAACAGCAAGCGCAGCTGCGGCTCCAGCAAGATCAGGAACTTCGAGCGGCTTTACTGGACTTACCTTATGAGAAGAGCGTAGCAGCAAGGCTAACGGACGGTCTGGCTGGTAAAGAGCTGTGGCTTCTGCAAATGAACAGTGAGGATTTGGCAAATAAAGCGTATGGGAAAAGCGATACGAGTCTGCTGCAGTTTGCGTTCTCCAATATCGTCCTAGAGCTGCTGAATGGAGCGGGGCTGGAGGCGCAGCTTCTATTGGTGGAGCATGACAGTTTTGTACTTGTTTCGGCACAACATGGTTTTGAGGAGAGCTTGCAAGAAGCCATTCAAAGTGCTTCCTTCGAGTATTTGAAATTTCGCTTGCATATCATTTCCATGGGGATTGGCCCTTCTGCTAATGCGTTAGCGGATTTGTATAACTTGACCAAAGGGATTGTCTACGAACCTGTTAACAGCCTTCCTGAGAGTGGAAGCGAAGCAGGATCCGGGATCACATTATCGCTGAACCAGGCAAGGGTTAGAGAGATGGAAGTTCAACTGATGTCCGCCATTCTGGTCGGTCAGGAGGACAGTCTTCAGGTTCTTTTGGATCGGGTGCTGGCAGAGTTGGCTCTTTCATCGCCAGAGGAAATGCGAATAGGAGCGTTATCTCTCTCCATTGCTTTGCTTGGAACGATACAGAAGCAATTTGATCCAGGCGATAACCATGCGCTAGCCAGGATTCCTAACGAGATGCCGCAGACGCATTGGACCTCTGAAGAAGTCCTTCAATGGGCGGCCGAGCAAGTGAAGAGCTTCCAGCAGCAATTTAACAACTGGCAAGCGGCCAGAAGTGACAATCTGATTGAGAGAGCCGTCAAGTACATTGAGGAGCACTACAATGAAGAATGCCGCTTGACCGATGTGGCCTCGCATATTCATTTAAATCCGAGCTATTTCAGCGTTGTATTTAAGAAAGCAACAGGGGAAAGCTTTACGCGCTTCGTCACCCGTTTCCGTATGGATAAGGCGGCTTTGCTGCTCCGAAATACCGATATGAAAATATTCGAGATCGCTTCCGCCATCGGGTTTGATGAGCCGAATTATTTTACGAATGTCTTCAAACAGCAGTTCCAGATGTCACCCAAGGAATATAGGAATGGCAAAGCGACACTATAA